A region from the Terriglobia bacterium genome encodes:
- a CDS encoding ABC transporter permease: protein MTRMMAIIERELRKFFRSPTLMLVSMVFPLVQLIILGNAFGGKIRDARMGLVDEDHGPQAVRIKEAFDAVAANVRTFVPVYYDNEKDAKDAVRSGKLNAAVIIPPQFSRRVYQGEKPELGLVVDNSDQFMSSSLESKMTELVQALNRPDVQQRTPDKIALQIVELYPYIEYMKYLLPGSIALAMFVSVMIGGGMLYIDDKARGVHEGYLVTPITKLELIFGLNIAGALKAILAGIALSIMGSLIAGLGTIFDPFRMFQMVLLITATSLAFNGMMFLLMVRIEDPLVPRAMFGILNTLLFFPSGAIYPINAFPKWLRSIAWVDPFSYAVHGFKTVLLKQAGFSAIATDLIYLFGFGVILLLIAVPLFKRTL from the coding sequence ATGACCAGGATGATGGCGATTATCGAGCGCGAGCTGCGGAAGTTCTTCCGCTCGCCCACGCTCATGCTGGTCTCGATGGTGTTTCCGCTGGTACAGTTGATCATTCTGGGTAACGCTTTCGGCGGCAAGATTCGCGACGCCCGCATGGGGTTAGTCGACGAAGATCACGGGCCGCAGGCTGTACGCATAAAGGAAGCATTCGACGCCGTCGCCGCGAACGTTCGAACCTTCGTACCGGTCTACTACGACAATGAAAAGGACGCTAAAGATGCGGTTCGTTCGGGCAAGCTGAACGCCGCAGTGATCATCCCGCCGCAATTTTCAAGGCGCGTATACCAGGGAGAAAAGCCCGAACTTGGACTTGTAGTCGATAACTCCGACCAGTTCATGAGTTCCAGTCTCGAGTCGAAAATGACCGAACTGGTGCAGGCGCTCAACCGGCCTGATGTACAGCAGCGCACGCCCGATAAAATCGCTCTCCAAATCGTCGAGTTGTACCCGTATATCGAGTACATGAAGTACCTGCTACCGGGGTCGATCGCGCTGGCGATGTTTGTCTCGGTCATGATCGGGGGCGGAATGTTGTACATCGACGACAAGGCGCGTGGTGTGCACGAGGGTTACCTGGTCACGCCGATCACCAAGCTGGAGTTGATTTTTGGGCTCAATATTGCAGGCGCGCTCAAGGCTATTCTCGCGGGCATTGCGCTTTCTATTATGGGCTCGCTGATTGCCGGACTTGGAACGATATTCGATCCCTTCCGGATGTTCCAGATGGTGCTTCTAATCACGGCGACATCCCTGGCCTTCAATGGGATGATGTTCCTGCTGATGGTGCGCATCGAGGATCCGCTGGTGCCGCGCGCCATGTTTGGCATCCTTAACACTTTGTTGTTCTTCCCCAGCGGCGCCATCTACCCGATCAATGCGTTTCCCAAATGGCTGCGCTCGATCGCCTGGGTCGATCCGTTCTCGTATGCCGTACATGGGTTCAAGACGGTCCTGCTGAAGCAGGCGGGCTTCTCTGCGATCGCGACTGACTTGATATACCTATTCGGCTTCGGGGTCATCCT